One Carya illinoinensis cultivar Pawnee chromosome 5, C.illinoinensisPawnee_v1, whole genome shotgun sequence genomic window, ATTGGAAGATGGCTCATGTCTTTCCATTTGATTAGGCTATGGCTCAGCCCTGACAGTCCATTGACACTACTATTGACATGCACTGACATTCCCATAGGCCATTAGCATGGCCAGCACCATCAACACCATCAGCATCATCAGCATGCCCAGCAGCCCATCAACACTCCCACAGCCATGGCATGCTTACACCATCCAGCGCACAGCTCTAACCCCTGTCTTGCAAGCAAGGCCAGTGGTATGTCtaccaggcatgccatccagcgcatggtTTCAGCCTGTGCCTTGCAGCCCCAGCGCCCAGACCATCAGCTTGGATCATGCATGCTTATCACCTAGGCCACCAACCAGGGCTATGCAAGACCAATACCCAAGCCACCTGACTGGGCCCCACAACAGCAACATGGCACCACCCTGTGCCTACCATCAAGTTTAggcttggcaccatgccatggcCACCATTAGCAGGCCATGCACATCGCCATGTCGTGCCCACCACTAGACCAACACATGGCGCCATGCCATGCCATACAGTCAGCCATCGGACCAGACCAGGACTAGCCCAGCCATGGGCCATGCACCAccctagcccaccatgggccttGCATGCCATGGCCACCATAGGACCTTAATCCattatacttattttatttattttctttatttatttaatttattttgctaGGGATCTTTTGGAGGTTTCTAAATTGTAAGTTTTTGTGAGttttataaataggacccttaggcatttcatttgcattttttatcatttggCATATTTTCCTTTGTGGAACGGTTTGGTGTGTTCTTGTGAACACTTTCGTTGTTTTTGCACTTGCGCTCTTTtgggtgcaattcatgaatcccAATGAGAGGATCATCAcattgcaattcgtgaataggtAGTAATTCATTTATCTTTTTCATCACCGTGTAATTCGTGAATCGGTGGTGAATTATTTATCAATCTTATGAGTATTTTCCTTTGTTCATTTAATTATCTATCTTTGTTCTTGTTTATCTTCCattcaattttcatatcatccacttatcaatttttttcatatttccatTCTctattcaaaaattcaaaaatacttttatgttcttatattttctagttgttcatattttttcttacattttctcTCATATCAAACATATCTTAAGCCTCCATTTTTCCAAAGCCAAATTTCCATCTCTCAATCATAAATCTGCCCAACACATTTCCACATCCATAGATCTATAATTTTCACATGCCATAGCCTAGATCTAGTTTTCCaataatccttcatccatccaAATTAACCCTAGCCGAAATTCTCATAGCTTCTATCATTCCATACACATCTCTTGCCTTAattggtgtgacgcccccaaatctccacatacggacacagggaaatcgagacgtccggatgataacaacacgggtcaccactctatcgacgagtgccaagtgtgtgtataagcaacaaatgtgtaaaaagaaacacgcagcgaatagcaaaagtctcataactaagtaccagaatttttcttagtttaatacaaagctgttcaaaacatacatattaaaatattacaaaccacaaatatgtttcaaaaccaactacaaagcataactccaactcagaactctggcggagccacctcctcgggctcagcctcctcctcctcctcgaactctgcaccaaaatctacggtaccaaaaatggtgccgcaggtaagtaagatccaaatgccactagataaaaacatattaaaactcaaacaatatgtataaaaaaatgcaaatacacatgtcccataaaaaaactacattttttccacacatgccaaaatcccatttggcccaaaaacataacctttaaaaccagtcctcgccattatcccagataatggcccaaatcaaaaccaccattttcccagaaaatggatcacatagcctcaaaacaaatctcgtcatttttccagaaaatggcccgtaaccaaaaccataaaatcgatccatttattgcatgcaccatgatctcccctagggatcatccgcacactctggctccttgCCACACTttaggtaacgtctacgcgtgtgacacctaaacgagcgatgttcAGTACTCGCGTCCAACGcgtccctggaccaggccatcctctagtccctgccactctagggaccataaagttgacacgacagcgttaccgtctCGTGCGATCCGgctgtcgcccagcgacaactcaggagatgtcactcagtattattcactcccgagtgaccagaggagctccactgagataatacctcatcccggcttggggtcgtgatacacacgcacccgaaaatccatttacgccaacaaaatatgatttttctcaattaaataaaatgcacgtgaatgcactatgtaaatgcaacctcaaggcacaattaaccaaccaatcacaaacaaccaaatcaagcaactccgtcctcatccatccgacctctgaactcctcggactcagtccggaatcaaccaaccaacagataaataattattgtaagagtaaaatatatttaaatctaaaagtagagtttgaaaaaatacttacagcgctataaggtattttttttaaagctcgcggagttgcaaatggcggaaaaaaagcaacgtaatagtgtattttacactgtggccttGGGTAggaaattacccactttcgaatggggacaaaccaagacacgaaattaatagggaatggccttgaaatgtttatgaagctaaaggaagtgagctttgactgtgggtggcagtggaaacAGCGGTGGAAGTGCTAAAAGGGGTtgaacagagttgagctcgtgggagctgctccggcaacggatcggggccggaattgggtgggttaggacagcaagaggtaggggaagaagctgtgaagaggtggtggccggaggtggagcaacggcgcTGGAAACGACTCAAAACCGTGCAGAAAGAATGGGCTGTAGGGGGCTAAcagcggctcggatggaggtgatttttggtgggggtgttcaccggccggaCGGGGACcgaacggtgggggtggtgttggccacgtcGGCCAGCGGCGGCGGGTCTAGGTGAAGAAGGCTGACGGCGACGGGAGGGAGAAAGGGAGCTGCTGCGCGCGCacgagaagaagagaaaaagaagaagaaaaagaaagaaagaagaaagaaaaagaaaaaagggaaaaagaaaaaagagaaaagaaaagaaaagatgagggaaaagaaatgaaatctaatcctcacttccggaatccaaaaatagatccgccgaaaatgattttaaaaacataaaacgactaaaataaattaaacaccacatcaaataaaataaaaaaaattaaaatacgataatttaaaataaagaacatatatattaattaaattaaaaatactctttcagtaaaaatacatgtaaaaacggaTAATCACAGTTGGCAACCATAGTCACCCTTCATCTGTTCTCATAAACCCTATCCAAAACCACCTAGATTCCCACAAAGTAATTCCTACATTTTAGGAATCCTCATCTCATCTTCCAAATCTCATCATATtctttcatcttcatcttcggCCAACcacttttccaaattcaaactcaaatTCCAATCTCAACATTTTAGGAAACCCAATCCCTAAACTCACTCAATTCCTAAAATTACTCAAGTTGACCaagttcctctccacttgtcAAAATCGAAATCCTATCTTTCCTTGATAGATTCCTACAACTTAGGAATTCTCTCTCAATCATCttcatcttttcaaatcctaccAAAGATCCTCATCCACTTGCCATATTCAAATCCTATCATCTCCAAATCCCTACACTCTAGGAACAACACTAGACTTATTCAAACATCATCCAACTTCATCCTCTTACCATATCCCAATCCTACATTCTTTATTTTACCTTAGCCAATCCCTAAAGTCAAAGAGCAATCCTAAACTCTTTCAAACACCTTCCAAACCCTAGCAACCCATCCTAGACTCCAACCCTAATATATCACTTCCCAATTTCGTAATCCCCTTTAGCTACCACCCAAAACCCTAACTACACTTCACCATACCCACCCTAAGCATCATCCAAGTGGCTTCAACATCAATGGCAACCATCAAATCGTTCCACATTGCATCAAATGCACCAAATCATCACGTAGATTATCCTACTACTACATCATCATTATCACTTCTATCACTCAAATACTAGATCTCCATCAACCTAGGAACCCTTCATTGCCATATTCTAGCCGAGACTAGACAAGACGATGAGGAACATACAGTCATCATAAGGCGATGTGAGACCTATGGACCCTAATGTTTGGGAACTAGACCGAGATCCCCAACAAAAGCTCTACGTAGTTAGTGCCAATGTGGACAAAGATAAAAACGAACCATTTCATTCAAAGAGACAAAACgaaccattttcattttcattttccctATGTCATTCTCCAGCCGAGACTTTCCTTCTCCCCCTCCCTTCAATTTCCCCATCTCCTTCTCCCCTTCATTCTCTTAAAActtttcttctctccctctcttcattTTCCCCCATCTCCCATTTCTATGAGCTTATTCAAGATCTCAACAGGCGCTGTCAATCTCAACAGTCACTATCACTAATGCTCAATCCACTGTTAATCATACACCAAAACTTAAGAATTCAATGTGCTAACTTAAGCCAAATCAAATTCTGAGTCGAGACAACAAAACTTTACCTTAAAGAATTCATTAAAGACTTATCTATGGAAAACGactctcaaaaggaaaagattgATGGTGGGTCTCTTTTTTCCggataaatttttcattttatgaggAAATTGTAGCTTGGCCCAAAATTCAATTCTTTGCTCAGTAAAACTTGAGGTTAAAGAAATTAtgcaaaagaagaggaaaagtggCAGAATTCTGACTCTTTTCATGTTTAGGAAACATTAACATATTGCACAGATTTAATCAGAAAGAGCTctatatttcaactcaattcaGATGAGTAATGTAGAAGCAAGGAGAGACTCTGGTTACGCACGAGGAGAAACTCCACAAAGACGCACTGAAGCTCTAACCCACAAAGAGCAACTCTATCACACACATAGACAAGCTCCACAAAGACAACGACAACCTCCAACCCACAAAGAGAAACCACGGTAAATAGATCGAAGAGACCCACCACTCGGTtgcacaaaatgaaaaaaagttcCTTCCACAAAGACGAAGAGAACTCACAGGCAAAGCTCTGTCTGCAtctatcaatttcatttcattttgctttctattttttttttaatgattaaatcgGATAATGTGGAGTCGATTGCACGACGGTTACGCTGGCAGACTATCCATAACAGTTCTATATGAAATTTGGTCCAAGTGTCATGGGTGATAGGAGTAAGATAACTTATTCCTTTCACTAGTCGGCTAATGAAATTTTGTTGACCAACAATTTTGAGACAATCTTGAACCGAAATAATAGACCCATAattttgattgattgtatttttattttatgtttttaattttacttaatgattaagaaagtgattattagtaaattaatattttttttattttttaaaaatagataaaaaataatgtttaaaaataaaaaaaataaaaaataaaaataagatttacaCTATTCGATCTACTGTCTCAGTCCATTTCTTGGGAcacaatgaaaaataattaaaaaggaaattgaaagagaatctgacaatagaaaaaagaaaataactaaCTAATCAGCAAGTAACTAATAAAAGTTCAAAGAATTATAACCGGTAGATTgcagaaatattttattcataattttttaaaaaaaaaataaatttataaattaacataacttaaaattatacatcaaattgtaaagttatttttattacaaattaaatttaacatatcataaaAATCTACATTAGTTTTTACAaacttaattttatgaaatcttttgtACCTATATCACTTTTGTCGATGAAGTATCCAAACCATCTTAATAAAACATATGAGCTTCAAAACTAACgcaagtttaaattatttttattgtaaagtagataaatataatatttttctttaataaaaagttATTAAGTTTGGCCTTTTTAAGTAAACAGATCTAAAATTCCAGGTTCACAAATGTATGAATATGTTGAATGATAAAAGAGGAAAGGAAGAGGGCCCGTTGCTATGAGTGGATCACCACAATGTGCATTGTGTACCATTATTACATTAAAACTGGTCCCGTTGTTATATATTGATAGATGTGATGGATGATGCCCTGCTGCTCCCCTCCATcaaatttcttgtgttttttaccatattattaatttcatgTTTTATTCACTGATCACGTCTCATGGATATGGGAATTTTAACTTGAGAACCCTAAATTGTATAATTGCAAATGAAATGCTAATTATAGGTCAAGACGAAGGTTGTGGATTCGAGACTTTGAATCTAGCTGAACCAATGCCAGgtctaatttaaattgaaattataaaatctatCCAAACTGTGGCCAAAGAATGGTGAGCTGGCATCTTAAAAACCAAAATTAATAAGAGAGAGATTCGAGAAGTTACGAAAAGTATAAGCTACTTGTCTAGCTGTTTCCATTGTTCGTGAGTCGTGCTTTGTGGTGGGCTTCTGAAGAAAGACCAGCTTTGGGTCTACTTCGAACTAAACTTTAGTTACAGAGTGGTGGTGGCTGCTAATTAGGGGTGGTAATATGTTACACGATTCGTTAATTCAACACGAATACGATACGATAATAGCAGATCAGGGTTTAAccttaatgggttcgggtcaaaacgggttgacccgttaagacacgattgcttaacgggttgataatggGTTAATCCGTTTTAAcccgttataacccgttatgacacgttaagaaaattaaagttataattatacccttatatctaaaaataaaattgttagaatttcaatttcgatagttttattatttggattgtagttttagacttataattagttttataatttttatagatattgtaattttaacatttatataaaattatgctaaatttaatcatgttaaaaaggttaatttcagacctattcaacctatttatataaatagtttaaaataagttgtattgtgtcgtattaacctattttgtaatattttcttaatttatttgtttacttataaaaaaaacatatttcgtaatatttattaatgggtcaaaacgggttgacacgacacgacccgttatgttaatgggtcatgttagggtttgagattttgacacgataaattTAACGGGTCGagttagggttgacctatatgacccgttaacacgatttaaTACGACACGAACAtaacccgttaacacgatttgacacccttaCTGCTAATGATGCGAATATTTATCTTGTTGGGCCAACATTCATAATCAGTAAAACGCACTAAAAATTAAACTTGTGGCCCGAATCGAACACTTTATAAAGTGCTTGAATTGAATGGATTATTGGTGGTAGGAAAATGATAGGTATTATCCttctactatttatttattatttttttatattttattttttttaattttttgttttatttaatagttaaaaaagtgattattagtaaaattatatatatttttaaattttttcttaatggttatagatgttaaaaaaaatacttaaaagaagatgataaaaaaaataaaaaattcttaattccttataaataacaaatgAGTAGTAATAACTAATAAGTAAACCTAATACTATCTTTGGTgataatagtataaaataaattgtgttatatatagttattttcatATGTTGTATTGATGTgattcattaaaataattatcttatatttttaaaaaaaaaaaaaaaggttacctAACCCATCAAAGAATATACTGACTGCATACAGTTTTTGATTGATTAATAAGAGGGTGCGTACCCTGGGATTGATTCAGTGAGCAAGCTAATTCCATGGCTATCGGCAAGTCACCCCTATGCTATCTaagcttctctctcttctcagcCCTACTCCTGATTCTTCTAGCCACACTAACATCCGGGAACGGGCTCCAAACCCCAAAGTTCCATGGTTTCTCATTCCGAGAAATCACGGTGCAGCAAATCCAGCTCGGTTTCAAGCGAAACCAATTCACCTCCAGGAGACTGGTTGAGTTCTACCTTAAAGAAATCGACAGAATCAACCCCTTGCTTAAGGGTGTCTTAGAGTTGAACCCAGACGCACTGTCCCAAGCTGATAAGGCTGACCACGAGCGCTCTACTAAAGCAGCCATTTCACTCTCTCCGCTGCACGGTGTTCCAATTCTGATCAAAGACAACATTGCAACCAAGGATAAGATGAACACCACGGCTGGCTCGTACGCATTGCTCGGCTCGGTTGTACCACGGGACGCCGGCGTGGTGACCAAGTTGAGAAAAGCTGGGGCTATTATATTGGGGAAGGCCAGCTTGAGCGAGTGGTCTCATTTCAGATCGAATAATGCACCCAGTGGTTGGAACGGCAGAGGTGGCCAAGGGAAGGTTGGTTTAGAATATTAAGATATGTCATGGTTTTTGACATAGATTTCTATTCGAGTATGTACGATTTTCCTTTGACAATTCATGGCTAAGATCATCTCAATTAATATTGAGTTTGTACAAACCTAATTGATCATCTCAATCTCAATTGCAACATAAATTTTGGCACAAGAATTCTCAACGGGACATCTCAAAATCCATGATTTGCGATGGCTTGCAGAATCCCTATACAGGGGGTGATCCTTGTGGATCAAGCAGCGGATCAGCAATATCCGTCGCAGCAAATATGGGAGCAGTGTCGATAGGGACCGAGACTGATGGCTCTATTTTATGTCCGTCCAACAATAACTTGGTGGTGGGCTTCAAACCGACGGTTGGTCTCACTAGTAGAGCAGGAGTCATACCAATATCCCCAAGACAGGACAGCGTGGGGTAAGTTATCATGATTCATTTGTATATGTGGCTGAGGGGCCTAAATTTTATAGTCTAATTATTCTCTATCCTCCAATCTTCTTATGATCACATTTGCTTAATCTTTCACACTTCTACGTTTATATTCCAATAACATAACCTACCTCTGATTATTTCTCATAACGAGGACTGGTTTTGTGTTTGATAATGCAGGCCCATTTGCAGGACAGTGTCAGATGCTGTTTATGTTCTTGATGTCATCGCAGGCATTGACTACAATGACAAGGCGACAATTGAAACATCGCGGTACATTCCGAAAGGTGGCTATGCACAATTTCTCAAGGCTGACGGGCTCCGAGGAAAGAGACTGGGGATAGTGATAAATCCCTTCTATCTTGGGATCGGCAATGATACTATAGCAATTATTGAAAAACATCTCAACACTTTGAGGTAACCAAGAACGATTTCTGTTCCGTTTGCTTTGTGTCAATTTTAATGATCTTAGAGATTAGTTGAGATAGAGACAGGCAACACCATTTGTATgctaaaaaacacaaatacttttatGCAAATATAGGAAGCGAGGTGCAGTGCTGTTAGACAATCTGGAAATACCCAATCTTGCCGCCTATGGCAATTCCGGGAGCGCTGAAAACACCGCAATGTTGGCTGAGTTCAGAATATCCTTGAATGAATACCTAAAGGAGCTAGTGGCTTCCCCAGTGCGTTCCTTGGCTGATGCAATTGCCTTCAACAAGAAAAACCCAAAATTGGTGAGTGTAGTGACCTCTAGTTCTCATAATCTAGGCATCATGATCcacattttcttttgttaaagcTATAGCAAGTAGTAAATTATCATGGAATTAGTAGGTATTATTCTAAGCTCAAGTGATTACATTCTTCTCGATGAATACCGAAACTAAAATCTCAGGCTCATGATATGACAACCAGCTATTACTTGAGTGCCGTTAATGCAGGAGAAGCTTGAATATGGGCAAGAACTTTTTATAAACGCAGAAGCAACAAAAGGGATTAGGAAAGCGGAGAAGGAAGCATTATCATTTATGAATAGACTGAATAGAGAAGGTTTCGAGAAGTTGATGACAAAGAATAAGCTAGATGCCTTAGTGACTCCTACGGCTAGTGTTTCCCCCACCCTTGCAATTGGGGGTTTCCCAGGAGTAATTGTCCCCGCAGGATTTGACTCTGATGGCCAACCTTTTGGTCTTGTTTTTGGAGGACTAAAGGGTTCGGAGCCAAAGCTGATTGAGATCGCATATGGCTTTGAACAAGCGACAAAGATCCGGAAGCCTCCTAAACTTTAAGGCCATGTAACAGCTAGCATTTATTCTATGCTCTACCCTTCGTATGAATATCAGCAAAATGATGAAGCTGTTATCGATATgctgcaaaaataaaaataaaaaatgatattaaccTTAAATAAATGCTCGATGTCATCTTTACCATTGTTATGTTTTCGTTTTATTTTCGTACGTACCTCTCTTTCAAAGAACAAAAATTCAGGCCCTAGTGATCGGAATGATCAAACTGCGCGTTTAAACATAGACGTAATGCAATATTGTTGACTTATTTATAACATACACAATGTTTTAAGACGGCGTTATTGTTGAGCCTATACAATTTATAATCGAAAAGGACATATTTAGGGAACTTTAGAATCAAACTAGGCAAGCGACTAGCAGTACTTGTCCGAAGATCAAACAGAATAAGTTGGTGACACATTTACTTTGTTTtacccttttaaaaaaataaataaattttgaatatttcaaaAGAACATAATTATCATCATGCTGGCGTCGGATATGGGACCTTGCCATGTTTCTCTCAAAAAATTATAGCAAACCAGCATAATCGATCCATTGAAAAGCATGTCAGCATGCCGGCGTACAAAAGTTTTGGCAGTGGTGGTGGTGCCGTTAATGATGCGAATGCATATCTCGTCGGGCCAACATTCATGATCAACATAACGCACTAGAAGATGTGGTTGATGTGGTTTAATTTTTGTGCCTTATTATCTGATTGCAGGAAAGGAAAGTAGAAGACAcgcatatattttattttatatatattctacatGCACTTGTAAGAGTTTATAGTTGGACTTATTTTAGTTCATAATGCCATGTCtcatttttttgtattattCTTGGTTGGGGTTGACATGTATCCTCCCACTTTGTTAATATTAATTTCCATTACATGGTAATACAAGCTTAACCTTTTTTAGAATGTTATTAGTCACATTATTAAAGAAAGaccctttttaattttatgctcGTGCATATGCAGAACTGAAACAAAAGCAAGTGCTTCGAACTCCCTCCAAAACCAAATTGTACCCTCTCATCTACGGGTTATGAAATTTTGTCCAAGTCTCATGGGTGATAACTCATTCCTTTCACTTGTGGGCTAATGAAATTTTGTTGACCAAACATCATTCCAAGTGTTTCTGCCAAGGGCGGCGCGCAATGCAATCATCAAAGATTTATTGTACGTTATCTCCAAGTGGTAGTTTTTCTTATgaagtgtttgtatttgaatattCTCAATAGTGTCAGAGCACTAAACTCTTTCTCGCTCTTGGATCTCATTATGAGTTTTTCTTGTGAACAtgttaacataattttatatatttttttaaaattgttatgAGTGTAAATTTGGATCTCCAGAgttcaaatatatatgtttttttaacttttattagaccatttcttttgattttgtttattCTCAGTATCATTTTCTTGCTTTTACAATTTTGTTTTTGTGAAATCTTTAAACATTTACCGAGTACTCGCGGAAAATACTATTGTGCCAGAGTGAGTATTTCCCACAAACAAGTGTTCTTCGCAAATAGACATTTCCGATAACACGTTCTG contains:
- the LOC122311553 gene encoding probable amidase At4g34880 isoform X4; translation: MAIGKSPLCYLSFSLFSALLLILLATLTSGNGLQTPKFHGFSFREITVQQIQLGFKRNQFTSRRLVEFYLKEIDRINPLLKGVLELNPDALSQADKADHERSTKAAISLSPLHGVPILIKDNIATKDKMNTTAGSYALLGSVVPRDAGVVTKLRKAGAIILGKASLSEWSHFRSNNAPSGWNGRGGQGKNSQRDISKSMICDGLQNPYTGGDPCGSSSGSAISVAANMGAVSIGTETDGSILCPSNNNLVVGFKPTVGLTSRAGVIPISPRQDSVGPICRTVSDAVYVLDVIAGIDYNDKATIETSRYIPKGGYAQFLKADGLRGKRLGIVINPFYLGIGNDTIAIIEKHLNTLRKRGAVLLDNLEIPNLAAYGNSGSAENTAMLAEFRISLNEYLKELVASPVRSLADAIAFNKKNPKLLLLECR
- the LOC122311553 gene encoding probable amidase At4g34880 isoform X3, encoding MAIGKSPLCYLSFSLFSALLLILLATLTSGNGLQTPKFHGFSFREITVQQIQLGFKRNQFTSRRLVEFYLKEIDRINPLLKGVLELNPDALSQADKADHERSTKAAISLSPLHGVPILIKDNIATKDKMNTTAGSYALLGSVVPRDAGVVTKLRKAGAIILGKASLSEWSHFRSNNAPSGWNGRGGQGKNSQRDISKSMICDGLQNPYTGGDPCGSSSGSAISVAANMGAVSIGTETDGSILCPSNNNLVVGFKPTVGLTSRAGVIPISPRQDSVGPICRTVSDAVYVLDVIAGIDYNDKATIETSRYIPKGGYAQFLKADGLRGKRLGIVINPFYLGIGNDTIAIIEKHLNTLRKRGAVLLDNLEIPNLAAYGNSGSAENTAMLAEFRISLNEYLKELVASPVRSLADAIAFNKKNPKLAHDMTTSYYLSAVNAGEA
- the LOC122311553 gene encoding probable amidase At4g34880 isoform X2, whose product is MAIGKSPLCYLSFSLFSALLLILLATLTSGNGLQTPKFHGFSFREITVQQIQLGFKRNQFTSRRLVEFYLKEIDRINPLLKGVLELNPDALSQADKADHERSTKAAISLSPLHGVPILIKDNIATKDKMNTTAGSYALLGSVVPRDAGVVTKLRKAGAIILGKASLSEWSHFRSNNAPSGWNGRGGQGKNPYTGGDPCGSSSGSAISVAANMGAVSIGTETDGSILCPSNNNLVVGFKPTVGLTSRAGVIPISPRQDSVGPICRTVSDAVYVLDVIAGIDYNDKATIETSRYIPKGGYAQFLKADGLRGKRLGIVINPFYLGIGNDTIAIIEKHLNTLRKRGAVLLDNLEIPNLAAYGNSGSAENTAMLAEFRISLNEYLKELVASPVRSLADAIAFNKKNPKLEKLEYGQELFINAEATKGIRKAEKEALSFMNRLNREGFEKLMTKNKLDALVTPTASVSPTLAIGGFPGVIVPAGFDSDGQPFGLVFGGLKGSEPKLIEIAYGFEQATKIRKPPKL
- the LOC122311553 gene encoding probable amidase At4g34880 isoform X1, coding for MAIGKSPLCYLSFSLFSALLLILLATLTSGNGLQTPKFHGFSFREITVQQIQLGFKRNQFTSRRLVEFYLKEIDRINPLLKGVLELNPDALSQADKADHERSTKAAISLSPLHGVPILIKDNIATKDKMNTTAGSYALLGSVVPRDAGVVTKLRKAGAIILGKASLSEWSHFRSNNAPSGWNGRGGQGKNSQRDISKSMICDGLQNPYTGGDPCGSSSGSAISVAANMGAVSIGTETDGSILCPSNNNLVVGFKPTVGLTSRAGVIPISPRQDSVGPICRTVSDAVYVLDVIAGIDYNDKATIETSRYIPKGGYAQFLKADGLRGKRLGIVINPFYLGIGNDTIAIIEKHLNTLRKRGAVLLDNLEIPNLAAYGNSGSAENTAMLAEFRISLNEYLKELVASPVRSLADAIAFNKKNPKLEKLEYGQELFINAEATKGIRKAEKEALSFMNRLNREGFEKLMTKNKLDALVTPTASVSPTLAIGGFPGVIVPAGFDSDGQPFGLVFGGLKGSEPKLIEIAYGFEQATKIRKPPKL